The following are from one region of the Natrinema sp. HArc-T2 genome:
- a CDS encoding NAD-dependent epimerase/dehydratase family protein yields the protein MADTPTAAVTGATGFLGSQLCERLLAEGWEVHGLSRPTSDRDGLEGVEWHVGDLADDETLRSLVDGADVVFHLAGIGLWSAGPETIWEVNRDGTERVLAACRDGSVGRVVFTSTAGTRRPQGDDDVADETDVADPIGAYQSSKAAAEELVDRYARANGDAVTVHPTSIFGPGDEAFTAQLLAMGVERTMPAHLPGGLSIVGVADVVDGLVAAAEHGTSGDHYILGGENLTFDRAVARIADATDGSPARIRVPATAIRAAGPVAELVGTVADRRVFPFDREMADLATQRLFYTSRKANEELGYEYRPLEAHVPDAMEWYRADVQ from the coding sequence ATGGCCGACACACCGACTGCGGCGGTCACGGGCGCGACCGGCTTTCTCGGCTCGCAACTCTGTGAGCGCTTGCTCGCCGAGGGTTGGGAGGTCCACGGACTCAGTCGACCGACCTCGGATCGGGACGGGCTTGAGGGGGTCGAGTGGCACGTCGGCGACCTCGCCGACGACGAGACGTTGCGCTCGCTCGTCGACGGGGCCGACGTCGTCTTTCATCTCGCGGGGATCGGTCTCTGGAGTGCTGGCCCCGAGACCATCTGGGAAGTCAACCGTGACGGGACCGAGCGGGTGCTCGCAGCCTGTCGCGACGGCAGCGTGGGACGGGTCGTCTTTACCAGCACCGCCGGGACGCGCCGACCGCAGGGGGACGACGACGTCGCCGACGAGACGGACGTGGCCGACCCGATCGGAGCCTACCAGTCCTCGAAGGCCGCGGCTGAAGAGCTGGTCGACCGCTACGCACGAGCAAATGGGGACGCCGTCACCGTCCACCCGACGTCGATCTTCGGCCCTGGCGACGAGGCGTTCACCGCCCAGCTGCTCGCGATGGGTGTCGAACGGACGATGCCGGCCCATCTCCCCGGCGGGCTGAGCATCGTCGGCGTCGCGGATGTCGTCGACGGACTGGTGGCAGCCGCCGAACACGGCACCAGCGGCGACCACTACATCCTCGGCGGCGAGAACCTCACCTTCGATCGCGCGGTCGCCCGGATCGCCGACGCGACCGACGGGTCGCCAGCACGGATTCGTGTTCCTGCGACCGCGATCCGCGCTGCCGGGCCCGTCGCCGAACTCGTCGGCACCGTCGCCGATCGGCGCGTGTTCCCCTTCGATCGAGAGATGGCCGACCTCGCGACCCAGCGGCTGTTTTACACCTCGAGAAAGGCAAACGAGGAGCTGGGATACGAGTATCGACCGCTCGAGGCTCACGTGCCTGACGCGATGGAGTGGTATCGGGCGGACGTGCAGTAG
- a CDS encoding glycosyltransferase, producing the protein MDVLTLTTYADAPFMTQQMAALEERGVSFSTLSVAGEVAADVDRSPTDYLRTVPRVIREARTGDYDLIHAHYGLTGPMALAQLRKPVVLSLWGSDVHGPVAPISRLSARLCDEVVVMSEEMRTTLGIDCRVIPDGVDLERFTPKPQAQAKRRVGWDDTDAADVLFPYPPAREVKNHPRAERIVTVVGNLLERPVRLRTVHGVAHDAVADYMNAADALLLTSDSEGSPNSVKEALACNCPVVATDVGDVQERLAGVEPSHVASSDEELLRGLIDVLERDERSNGREAAREVSIDRTADRMLAVYEAATGQAVETGTESETRHVQGGVWLE; encoded by the coding sequence ATGGACGTCCTCACCCTCACCACGTACGCGGACGCGCCGTTTATGACCCAGCAGATGGCTGCACTCGAGGAACGAGGCGTCTCGTTTTCGACGCTCTCGGTGGCCGGCGAGGTCGCCGCCGACGTCGACCGCAGCCCGACGGATTACCTCCGGACCGTCCCGCGGGTGATCCGGGAGGCGAGAACCGGCGACTACGATCTGATCCACGCCCACTACGGGCTGACGGGGCCGATGGCACTCGCCCAGCTTCGCAAACCGGTCGTCCTCTCGCTGTGGGGCTCGGACGTCCACGGTCCCGTCGCCCCCATCAGCCGGCTGTCGGCGCGGTTGTGCGACGAAGTCGTCGTTATGTCCGAAGAAATGCGTACGACACTCGGGATCGACTGTCGGGTGATTCCCGACGGTGTCGACCTCGAGCGATTCACGCCGAAGCCACAGGCACAGGCCAAACGCCGGGTCGGCTGGGACGACACCGACGCCGCCGACGTGCTCTTTCCCTACCCGCCGGCCCGCGAGGTGAAAAACCACCCGCGGGCCGAACGGATCGTGACAGTCGTCGGCAACCTCCTCGAGCGACCGGTGCGGCTCCGAACCGTCCACGGCGTCGCCCACGACGCCGTTGCGGACTACATGAACGCTGCCGACGCGCTGTTGTTGACCTCCGACAGCGAGGGCTCGCCCAACTCGGTGAAAGAAGCGCTCGCCTGCAACTGCCCCGTCGTCGCCACGGACGTCGGCGACGTCCAGGAACGACTCGCCGGCGTCGAACCCTCCCACGTAGCCTCGAGCGACGAGGAGTTGCTTCGGGGGCTCATCGACGTTCTCGAGCGCGACGAGCGATCGAACGGTCGTGAGGCTGCCCGCGAGGTGAGCATCGACCGGACAGCGGATCGAATGCTCGCGGTCTACGAGGCGGCCACGGGACAGGCAGTCGAGACTGGGACAGAAAGCGAGACACGGCACGTACAGGGAGGGGTCTGGCTCGAGTAG
- a CDS encoding DUF354 domain-containing protein, which produces MRILVLANTPAHVHLYRHAVDRLERAGHDVLVLTREYACTIDLLEYFELPYRVYGDHRTEGYSKLGFAREVGGQFLTIGLEALRFDPDVVFGRGPYAAYAGTLSRTPIVLVLDDEPGDFNHTVSQPFADCILSPAVTRRDLGDAHYTFDGFKECAYLHPDVFEPTTDVRTYLDVDPDEPYVLVRFNALDALHDADLEGFRPDQRRDLIERLSEVATVFVSDEGDELDLRELPARPYDLHPALIHNAMADAELLVADTGTMATEAALLGTPAFRYRGTDDHEYGEFQALERAGLAEQFDSYEAVRDRSLEVLADDEIAERWEQRRQEYVGDLVNLTDLLVDVAESRGTVERLDRSTKQVLQPRSRTI; this is translated from the coding sequence ATGCGGATCCTCGTCTTGGCGAATACGCCAGCCCACGTCCATCTGTATCGACACGCCGTCGACCGCCTCGAGCGAGCGGGCCACGACGTACTCGTGCTCACCAGGGAGTACGCCTGTACGATCGACCTACTCGAGTACTTCGAGTTGCCCTACCGGGTGTATGGTGACCACCGGACGGAGGGGTACTCGAAACTCGGATTCGCTCGCGAGGTGGGTGGGCAATTCCTGACGATCGGTCTCGAAGCGCTCCGGTTCGATCCCGACGTCGTCTTCGGGCGGGGGCCTTACGCGGCCTACGCCGGCACGCTCTCGCGGACGCCGATCGTCCTCGTCCTCGACGACGAGCCCGGCGACTTCAACCACACCGTCTCTCAGCCCTTTGCCGACTGTATCCTCTCGCCAGCCGTGACACGCCGCGATCTCGGCGACGCCCACTACACCTTCGACGGCTTCAAAGAATGTGCCTATCTCCACCCCGACGTTTTCGAGCCTACTACCGACGTCCGGACATACCTCGACGTCGATCCGGACGAGCCGTACGTGCTGGTTCGATTCAACGCCCTCGATGCACTGCACGACGCTGATCTCGAGGGGTTCCGTCCCGACCAGCGACGGGACCTGATCGAACGACTGAGCGAGGTCGCGACGGTCTTCGTCTCCGACGAGGGCGACGAGTTGGACCTTCGAGAGTTGCCGGCACGGCCCTACGACCTCCATCCCGCGTTGATCCACAACGCGATGGCCGACGCCGAGTTGCTGGTTGCCGACACTGGCACCATGGCCACCGAGGCCGCGCTGCTTGGCACCCCGGCGTTCCGGTATCGCGGCACCGACGACCACGAGTACGGTGAGTTCCAGGCACTCGAGCGCGCCGGCCTCGCCGAGCAGTTCGACAGCTACGAGGCGGTTCGGGATCGTTCGCTCGAGGTGCTCGCCGACGACGAGATCGCCGAGCGGTGGGAGCAACGCCGACAGGAGTACGTCGGCGACCTCGTGAACCTGACCGACCTGCTCGTCGACGTGGCAGAATCCCGCGGCACCGTCGAGCGACTCGACCGATCGACGAAGCAAGTGTTACAGCCCCGATCACGGACGATATAA
- a CDS encoding glycosyltransferase family 2 protein: protein MYKGKRIAVVVTAYDEAAFVGRVIETIPDFVDRVYAVDDASPDGSWQVIQRVATRVNAESEVADQALTATDGGDERRVVPIRHAENRGYGGAVKTGYRRAVADDIDVVAVMNGDGQMDPTILDRIIDPVVTGEADYAKGNRLLHADDREDMSTFRFVGNAMLTGLSKFASGYWSLGDPQNGYTAISSETIERLELDEITDQYGFLNHLLTHLNVAGCRVADVPMSAIYGDEDSSIKYGPFIRFVSLLLLRSFYWRLKTRYVVRSFNPAVVYYAVGSLGLAGGLAGLVGSAVRAVRGDDAFAGGLSSFVATLLGLVSLGSAIRLDAEANEDLEVSCDENSQPSDGDARAPAYSME from the coding sequence ATGTATAAGGGAAAACGGATCGCTGTCGTCGTGACAGCCTACGACGAGGCGGCGTTCGTCGGTCGCGTCATCGAGACGATTCCCGACTTCGTCGATCGGGTCTACGCCGTCGACGATGCGTCGCCGGACGGCAGCTGGCAGGTGATCCAGCGGGTCGCAACGCGAGTCAACGCCGAGAGCGAGGTGGCCGATCAGGCGCTCACGGCGACCGACGGTGGCGACGAGCGACGCGTCGTGCCGATCCGCCACGCGGAAAACCGGGGCTACGGCGGGGCGGTCAAAACCGGCTACCGCCGCGCCGTCGCAGACGATATCGATGTCGTCGCAGTGATGAACGGCGACGGGCAGATGGACCCGACAATCCTCGATCGAATCATCGACCCGGTCGTGACCGGTGAAGCCGACTACGCCAAGGGGAATCGGCTGCTTCACGCTGACGACCGCGAGGACATGTCGACGTTCCGCTTTGTCGGGAACGCGATGCTCACCGGCCTCTCGAAGTTCGCGTCGGGCTACTGGTCGCTCGGCGATCCCCAGAACGGCTACACCGCCATCTCGAGCGAGACGATCGAACGACTCGAACTCGACGAGATTACTGACCAGTACGGCTTCCTCAATCACCTGCTGACACACTTAAACGTCGCAGGGTGTCGCGTCGCCGACGTTCCCATGTCGGCGATCTACGGCGACGAGGACAGCAGCATCAAATACGGCCCGTTCATCCGGTTCGTCTCCCTGCTGTTGCTGCGGAGCTTCTACTGGCGGTTGAAGACCCGATATGTGGTCCGCTCGTTCAACCCGGCCGTCGTCTACTACGCTGTCGGCTCGCTGGGACTGGCCGGCGGACTGGCTGGCCTCGTCGGCTCGGCTGTCCGAGCGGTCCGCGGCGACGATGCCTTTGCTGGCGGTCTTTCGTCGTTCGTCGCCACCCTGCTCGGACTCGTCTCGCTTGGCAGTGCCATCCGGCTCGATGCCGAGGCAAACGAGGACCTCGAGGTGTCGTGTGACGAGAACAGTCAGCCAAGCGACGGCGACGCTCGAGCGCCGGCTTACTCGATGGAGTAA
- a CDS encoding nucleotide sugar dehydrogenase, with protein sequence MAERSTDTSAGTGTQATDRLYGSRLSPDRQRERLTSGEVPVAVYGLGKMGLPLAAVYAETTGNVTGVDVDPAVVETITDGESHVVGEPGLDALVAEQVDSGRLVATTDGPAAATAAQIHVIIVPTLLDDENEPDLTTVESVVDDIAAGLAPGDLVIAESTLPPGTCRDVLQPHLASESGLEPDTFGLAFCPERTSSGTALRDIRGQYPKVVGGLDPESTRAATIVYDELSDNDVHPVSDATTAEAVKVFEGVYRDVNIGLANELGRLADELEISVREAIDTANDLPMCQLHDPGPGVGGHCIPYYPHFLLGRTDEPMAVTETARQVNDEMPAVVVDRLERELAAIDTDLADASVVVLGVTYRPGVEETRASPALGVIDTLSERGAEVAGIDPLVDPADYGARSVAIDELPDEAFDAAVLVTPHAAFERIDWPALEPMVVVDGRDAVDLSETAHREYDLAGSSGGRPPRGSRGRDSATRDGAGPRSATTDGGNDV encoded by the coding sequence ATGGCGGAGCGTTCGACCGACACGAGCGCTGGCACCGGCACCCAGGCGACTGACCGGCTCTACGGCTCGAGGCTGTCGCCCGACCGACAGCGCGAGCGTCTGACAAGCGGCGAGGTTCCGGTCGCCGTCTACGGACTCGGCAAGATGGGGCTGCCGCTGGCGGCGGTCTACGCCGAGACGACGGGGAACGTGACCGGCGTCGACGTTGACCCTGCCGTCGTCGAGACGATCACCGACGGTGAGAGTCACGTCGTCGGCGAGCCCGGACTCGATGCCCTCGTCGCCGAGCAGGTCGATTCGGGGCGGCTCGTGGCCACGACCGACGGCCCGGCGGCAGCCACGGCGGCCCAGATTCACGTTATCATCGTCCCGACGCTGTTGGACGACGAGAACGAGCCCGATCTCACGACGGTCGAGTCGGTCGTCGACGACATCGCAGCCGGGCTCGCACCCGGCGATTTAGTGATCGCCGAGTCGACCCTGCCGCCGGGAACCTGCCGTGACGTGCTACAACCCCATCTCGCAAGCGAGAGCGGCCTCGAGCCCGACACGTTCGGGCTCGCCTTCTGTCCCGAACGGACGTCTTCGGGCACCGCCTTGCGCGACATCCGCGGCCAGTACCCCAAGGTCGTCGGCGGTCTCGACCCGGAGAGTACGCGCGCAGCGACGATCGTCTACGACGAACTCTCGGACAACGACGTCCACCCTGTCTCGGACGCGACGACCGCGGAGGCGGTCAAGGTGTTCGAGGGAGTCTACCGGGACGTCAACATCGGGCTGGCAAACGAACTGGGCCGGCTCGCAGACGAACTCGAGATCTCGGTCCGCGAAGCGATCGACACGGCTAACGACCTGCCGATGTGTCAGCTTCACGATCCCGGTCCCGGCGTCGGCGGCCACTGCATTCCGTACTACCCACACTTCCTGCTCGGTCGCACCGACGAGCCGATGGCCGTCACCGAGACGGCCCGCCAGGTCAACGACGAGATGCCCGCAGTCGTCGTCGACCGCCTCGAGCGAGAACTCGCAGCAATCGACACCGACCTCGCGGACGCGTCGGTCGTCGTCCTCGGCGTCACGTACCGCCCGGGCGTCGAGGAAACGCGCGCTTCCCCGGCACTGGGCGTCATCGACACGCTGTCCGAGCGCGGGGCCGAGGTCGCCGGCATCGACCCGCTGGTCGACCCAGCTGACTACGGCGCACGGTCGGTGGCGATCGACGAGCTCCCCGACGAGGCGTTCGACGCTGCCGTCCTCGTCACGCCCCACGCGGCGTTCGAGCGAATCGACTGGCCCGCCCTCGAGCCGATGGTCGTCGTCGACGGTCGGGACGCGGTTGACCTCTCGGAGACCGCCCATCGGGAGTACGATCTGGCGGGCTCGAGCGGCGGACGGCCGCCGCGTGGCTCGCGTGGCCGCGACAGCGCCACCCGGGATGGGGCCGGGCCGAGGAGCGCGACAACCGACGGAGGCAACGATGTATAA
- a CDS encoding Gfo/Idh/MocA family oxidoreductase, whose translation MSTDRVADATTDEQTRAGVIGVGSMGENHARVYAELPRVELVGVTDHDDEVASRVADEYDTEAVSLESLLERCDVVTVAVPTHAHYETVSTCLEAGVHVLVEKPIAETVQQGRKLAEQAHDAGLVLQVGHIERFNPAVQTVAELIDDLDVISVAAERLGPPIDRVAPGNVIYDLMVHDVDVVGAILDERPHSVAAMGTDDGQYATATIEYDDVVATVTASRVTQKKVRRLTVTARECLVEVDYLEQSVLIHRDSYPEYLADDGQSRYRHESVVERPRVDTGEPLRNELESFVEAARTGSDPEVTVEDGIEALKTVQLIDRLAMGTSDDADGESSREPEVEV comes from the coding sequence ATGAGTACGGATCGAGTAGCTGACGCGACGACCGACGAACAGACCCGGGCCGGCGTCATCGGCGTCGGCTCGATGGGCGAAAACCACGCGCGGGTGTACGCCGAACTGCCCCGTGTCGAACTGGTCGGCGTCACCGACCACGACGACGAGGTTGCCAGCCGCGTCGCCGACGAGTACGACACCGAAGCAGTCTCGCTCGAGTCGCTTCTCGAGCGCTGTGATGTCGTGACGGTGGCCGTCCCGACACATGCTCACTACGAGACGGTCTCGACCTGTCTCGAGGCTGGCGTTCACGTCTTGGTCGAGAAACCGATCGCCGAAACCGTCCAACAGGGTCGAAAGCTGGCCGAACAGGCACACGACGCGGGGCTGGTCTTGCAGGTCGGCCACATCGAGCGGTTCAACCCGGCAGTGCAGACTGTCGCGGAGCTGATCGACGACTTAGATGTGATCAGCGTTGCAGCCGAACGACTCGGGCCGCCGATCGATCGCGTGGCACCAGGTAACGTCATCTACGACCTGATGGTCCACGACGTCGACGTCGTCGGCGCGATCCTCGACGAGCGACCCCACTCCGTCGCCGCGATGGGCACTGACGACGGCCAGTATGCTACCGCGACGATCGAGTACGATGACGTCGTCGCGACGGTGACGGCGAGTCGCGTCACCCAGAAGAAAGTACGCCGGCTCACCGTGACCGCTCGGGAGTGTCTCGTCGAAGTCGACTATCTCGAGCAGTCAGTGCTGATCCACCGCGATTCCTATCCCGAATACCTCGCGGACGATGGTCAATCCCGGTATCGCCACGAGAGCGTCGTCGAACGGCCCCGCGTCGACACCGGCGAGCCGCTTCGCAACGAACTCGAGTCGTTCGTTGAGGCAGCCAGAACCGGCTCCGATCCCGAGGTAACGGTCGAAGACGGGATCGAGGCGCTCAAAACTGTCCAGCTGATCGACCGGCTCGCGATGGGGACAAGCGACGATGCGGACGGCGAGTCGTCACGGGAACCGGAGGTGGAAGTCTGA
- a CDS encoding DegT/DnrJ/EryC1/StrS family aminotransferase, which yields MTDTDTNPEAESSIDAGTGPESDPTADGETGRASTPVPIADPTLSDEAIQRVETVLQDGRLADGPEVRAFEEEFAAYCGTDAAVATSNGTTALHAALEAVGLEDGAAVITSPFSFVASANAIRLAGGTPVFADIDPETYTLDPADVRRILANRDDVVGLLPVHLYGLPADMPALCAIADEHDLFVVEDACQAHGAKVDGDRVGTCGDAACFSFYPTKNMTTGEGGMVVTDRDDIADRAASFVNHGRDVSGTGGYDHVALGHNFRMTSIAAAIGRVQLEQLSRCNRARRENAAFYDEELADLPLETPTVPTDRRHVYHQYTVRTDDRDALAATLEERDVGTGIYYETPIHRQPAYETVSTAAAQLPAAERAADEVLSLPVHQELSTGDRRTVVEAVRDHFTTQ from the coding sequence ATGACGGACACCGATACGAACCCCGAGGCCGAGTCCAGCATCGACGCCGGGACCGGGCCTGAATCTGATCCGACGGCCGACGGTGAGACTGGACGGGCGTCGACGCCCGTTCCGATCGCCGACCCGACGCTTAGCGACGAGGCCATCCAGCGGGTCGAGACTGTCCTCCAGGACGGTCGGCTCGCCGACGGACCGGAAGTCAGAGCCTTCGAGGAGGAATTCGCGGCCTACTGTGGGACCGACGCGGCGGTCGCGACGTCGAACGGGACGACCGCGTTACACGCCGCACTCGAGGCGGTCGGGCTCGAAGACGGCGCAGCGGTAATCACGTCGCCGTTTTCGTTCGTCGCGAGCGCGAACGCGATTCGACTTGCCGGCGGCACGCCCGTCTTCGCCGATATCGATCCCGAGACGTATACGCTCGATCCCGCCGACGTCCGACGAATTCTCGCAAACCGGGACGACGTCGTCGGGCTCTTGCCGGTCCACCTCTACGGACTGCCAGCCGACATGCCCGCCCTGTGTGCGATCGCCGACGAGCACGACTTGTTCGTCGTCGAGGACGCCTGCCAGGCCCACGGAGCCAAAGTCGACGGCGACCGCGTCGGCACCTGCGGTGATGCGGCCTGTTTCTCGTTTTACCCGACCAAGAACATGACCACCGGCGAGGGCGGGATGGTCGTCACCGACCGGGACGACATCGCTGACCGCGCAGCGAGCTTCGTCAATCACGGTCGGGATGTCAGCGGGACCGGCGGCTACGACCACGTCGCCCTCGGGCACAACTTCCGGATGACCAGTATCGCAGCGGCGATCGGTCGCGTCCAACTCGAGCAACTGTCCAGATGCAACCGCGCACGCCGCGAGAACGCCGCGTTCTACGACGAGGAGCTCGCCGACCTCCCGTTGGAGACGCCGACGGTGCCGACCGATCGACGACACGTCTATCACCAGTATACGGTGCGGACGGACGACCGGGACGCGCTCGCGGCGACGCTCGAGGAACGAGATGTCGGCACCGGAATCTACTACGAGACACCGATCCACCGCCAGCCGGCCTACGAGACGGTCAGCACCGCTGCGGCACAGCTCCCCGCGGCAGAACGGGCGGCCGACGAGGTGCTGTCACTGCCCGTCCATCAGGAGCTATCGACCGGCGACAGGCGAACCGTCGTCGAAGCAGTGCGAGATCACTTCACCACCCAATGA
- a CDS encoding acyltransferase, which produces MSETVRDVVSGDGCTIDDDATVGYGEFDEPARIGDGATIRAGSIVYSDVTIGDGFVTGHDVLVREGTTIGDDVLVGTKTVIDGQTEIGSHVSLQTNVYVPTQTTIGNNVFVGPGAVLTNDEYPIRTDAGLEGPTIADGASIGANATLLPGVTIGENAFVAAGAVVTDDVPANTLAVGTPATVQPLPDPLDRANQLA; this is translated from the coding sequence ATGAGCGAGACGGTACGAGATGTCGTCTCCGGTGATGGGTGTACGATCGACGACGACGCGACGGTCGGCTACGGCGAGTTCGACGAGCCGGCTCGGATCGGTGACGGTGCGACGATCAGAGCCGGTTCGATCGTCTACAGCGACGTGACGATCGGCGACGGGTTCGTGACGGGACACGACGTCTTAGTCCGCGAAGGGACGACGATCGGCGACGACGTGCTCGTCGGCACCAAGACGGTTATCGACGGCCAAACCGAGATCGGCTCACACGTCAGCCTGCAGACGAACGTCTACGTCCCAACGCAGACGACGATCGGCAACAACGTCTTCGTCGGCCCGGGTGCCGTGTTGACGAACGACGAGTATCCGATCCGGACCGACGCCGGACTCGAGGGCCCGACGATCGCCGACGGCGCGTCGATCGGTGCGAACGCGACGCTGTTGCCGGGTGTGACGATCGGCGAGAACGCGTTCGTCGCCGCCGGCGCGGTCGTCACCGACGACGTCCCGGCTAACACGTTAGCTGTCGGCACGCCGGCGACCGTCCAGCCACTTCCGGACCCGCTCGATAGGGCAAATCAGCTCGCATGA
- a CDS encoding DUF1616 domain-containing protein: protein MSHRARTWLRFGIVRRYPFDLAAVSVGAVVAYLLVTRFGTESELRLFAMVPLVLFLPGYAFVSTLFPTDKRRANRTAATAAEARPRGIDVTERMGLAFVLSLAIAPVIVLVLPVTDWGLTAASITAALALVTVVFAQLGVVRRVRTPDTERFTVAPIRSLGRLRSANVTLSSVVLVIAIGAAVSALFIGVLLPVSAGGYTELALYSETEDGELVAGEFPSEVAPGTSIPVTVAIENHERAQQDYTVVIQEQTLEDDAVVERAELQRFNTTVADGATARNERSVTPTAGAGETVRISVLLYHDEPPATPTNENAAEETHFWVNVTEG from the coding sequence ATGAGTCATCGAGCGAGAACCTGGCTGCGGTTTGGAATCGTTCGCCGCTACCCATTCGATCTCGCAGCCGTCTCGGTCGGTGCGGTCGTCGCGTATCTGCTGGTGACGCGATTCGGAACCGAAAGCGAGCTCCGCTTGTTTGCGATGGTGCCGCTTGTCCTGTTTCTTCCGGGATATGCGTTCGTATCGACACTGTTTCCGACCGACAAGCGACGCGCGAACAGAACGGCGGCGACGGCAGCGGAGGCCCGCCCCCGCGGAATCGACGTCACCGAACGCATGGGGCTGGCCTTCGTCCTATCGCTTGCGATCGCGCCGGTGATCGTCCTCGTCTTGCCGGTCACCGACTGGGGGTTGACCGCAGCGTCGATCACCGCGGCGCTTGCACTCGTGACGGTCGTGTTTGCACAACTCGGCGTCGTGCGACGGGTTCGAACCCCGGACACCGAGCGCTTTACCGTCGCGCCGATCAGGAGTCTCGGGCGACTCCGCAGTGCGAATGTAACGTTGTCGTCAGTCGTCCTCGTGATCGCGATCGGGGCGGCAGTCAGCGCACTGTTCATAGGGGTGTTGCTGCCCGTCTCGGCGGGTGGATACACGGAACTCGCGTTGTATAGCGAAACCGAAGACGGCGAGTTGGTCGCCGGCGAATTCCCGAGCGAGGTCGCGCCAGGGACATCGATTCCCGTGACCGTCGCGATCGAAAATCACGAACGAGCTCAGCAGGACTACACGGTTGTCATCCAAGAACAGACCCTCGAGGACGATGCCGTCGTCGAGCGAGCCGAGTTACAACGGTTCAACACGACCGTCGCGGACGGTGCGACCGCACGCAACGAGCGATCGGTGACACCGACGGCAGGAGCCGGCGAAACGGTTCGGATCAGTGTCTTACTCTATCACGACGAACCGCCAGCCACCCCGACGAACGAAAACGCGGCAGAGGAAACTCACTTCTGGGTGAACGTGACCGAGGGGTGA
- a CDS encoding PadR family transcriptional regulator produces the protein MHDLTGFQRDLLYVIAGADRPSGQTVKDEVETYYSSEINHGRLYPNLDTLVNKELVEKGQLDRRTNYYAITDAGREQIEARREWEEQYVDF, from the coding sequence ATGCACGATCTGACCGGCTTCCAGCGCGACCTGCTGTACGTGATCGCAGGGGCTGACCGTCCGTCGGGACAGACCGTCAAAGACGAGGTCGAGACGTACTACAGCTCGGAGATCAATCACGGGCGGTTGTACCCCAATCTCGATACGCTCGTCAATAAAGAGCTGGTCGAGAAAGGACAGCTCGACAGACGAACGAACTACTACGCGATCACCGATGCCGGTCGAGAACAGATCGAAGCTCGCCGGGAGTGGGAGGAACAGTACGTCGACTTCTAA
- a CDS encoding helix-turn-helix domain-containing protein yields the protein MSTQASNTRSESTADPAAQLDVLGDDCARTILIATSEGPKTAKELTERTESSSATVYRRINNLLESDLIEECVRFEDDGSHTTAYESTVDVLQVRIDADGINVAVAERDS from the coding sequence ATGTCAACACAAGCGAGTAACACCCGATCGGAATCGACCGCCGATCCAGCGGCCCAACTCGACGTCCTCGGAGACGACTGTGCCCGGACGATCCTCATCGCAACGAGCGAAGGGCCAAAGACGGCAAAGGAACTGACCGAACGAACGGAGAGCTCGTCGGCGACGGTGTACCGACGGATCAACAATCTCCTCGAGAGCGATCTCATCGAAGAATGCGTGCGGTTCGAAGACGACGGCTCGCATACGACTGCCTACGAGTCGACCGTCGACGTCCTTCAGGTTCGAATCGATGCGGACGGCATCAACGTCGCGGTGGCAGAGAGAGACAGCTGA
- a CDS encoding ArsR family transcriptional regulator translates to MSVQTNRTEPLEESEVFHILGNDRRRAIVQLLAAEGGQIDVSDVATEIAATESDTSSVPNNLYKSVYVSLQQTHLPQLEEDAVIEYDSDAKTIRPGDHFDDVLQYVDGHADDSSRVLQLHLGLSTIGLAIIALAGLEAPVFSSLDPVLSSVMMFLAVAASSLYQLLG, encoded by the coding sequence ATGTCAGTTCAAACGAACAGAACTGAGCCGCTCGAGGAGAGTGAGGTCTTTCACATCCTCGGCAACGATAGGCGGCGGGCTATCGTCCAGTTGCTCGCAGCGGAGGGTGGGCAGATCGACGTCTCAGACGTCGCGACCGAGATCGCCGCGACCGAGTCGGATACCTCGTCCGTTCCGAACAACCTCTATAAGAGCGTCTACGTCTCTCTCCAACAGACACATCTCCCGCAACTCGAGGAAGACGCCGTGATCGAGTACGATTCCGACGCGAAGACGATTCGACCTGGCGACCACTTCGACGACGTTCTCCAGTACGTCGACGGCCACGCGGACGACTCTTCCCGCGTCTTGCAGCTCCATCTCGGACTCAGTACCATTGGACTTGCGATCATCGCGCTGGCCGGTCTCGAGGCCCCTGTGTTCTCGAGTCTCGATCCGGTGCTCTCGAGCGTCATGATGTTTCTCGCCGTTGCCGCAAGCAGCCTGTATCAACTGCTCGGGTAG